The stretch of DNA GCTTACTTAATCGTTGTTTATAATTTTTTTGCTCAAATACAGATTGCCACCAAACAAAGTAAGCAATACATAACGCTACAGGTTGCTTGGCAGTATGGGAAATTTGCACTTACATTAATAGGATTAATCTACTTGACAGGAGTAATTTATACCCCAACGAATGAGCCACATAGTTATACTTTTATGGGGAAAATTATAGGAGAATGTATCGGGACAGGACTTATTGCAGCCTATGCTTTTAAGCAGATTTATCGTTATATGTCTTTCAAAAAACTGTCGTTTAGTTATGTAAAATATGCCTTAATTTACTCTATCCCTTTGGTTCCTTTTACATTAAGTAATCAAATCTTAACCTTTTTTGACCAATGGTATATTAACTCTACGATTGGAAATGCTGAAGTGGGACAGTATGCATTTGCCTACAAAATAGGCATGATCTATTTGGGATTAGTTATAGCATTAATCAATGGAGCTAGACCCAGCTACTATGAGTACATGGATCAAAAAAAATACAAAGAAGTTTGGCAGCAGATTGATAGCATGACCAAGTTATTAGTTTTGGGAGGTGGGTTCTTAATTTTATTTGCTGTAGATGCAGGAACCTTACTTTCGTCTAGTGATGTGTTTTTGGAAGCCTTACCTATTGCTCCTGTTATCGTGGGAGGTTATGTGTTTTATGGAATTAGCCTATTTGCCAATCGAGGTATTTATTATAAAAAGAAAAATATTTATTTGGCAGTTATCGTACTAACGAGCGGAATTGCAAATATATTTTTGAATAGTTATTTTATTCCTAGATATGGTTATGAAGTGGCAGCTTATACAACATTAGCTTCTTATTTTATGATGATGGTACTTTCTATACTATTTACAACCTATATTCTTAAATTGCCACCATTACCATTAGGTCGAATCCTAAAATATATTGTACTTTTAGGGCTTATTATTGCCCTTAATTATACAGTAGGTGAACCCAATTTGGGACTAGATTTTAAGTGGATTGTTTTTAAAGCCATCTTATTTGGAGTTTTGGGGCTTGCTTTATTCTATGATAAGTTGGGGATAATTCTGGCTAAAGAGCCAATGGATAGCGATATTTTAGATCAATAAAATAGTTGTGAGCAAGCAGAGAAATGAAAATTGAAAAAGCTATAAAACATGACTCAAATGATTTAACGGAATTAACTATTCGGTCAAAATCCCATTGGAATTATAGTAAAGACCAAATTGAGAAATGGCGAGATGCTTTAACAATTTCAGAAACTTACATTCTTGAGAAAGAAGTTTATAAACTCATGAATGGAAATGATTTAATTGGCTATTACTCATACTGTGAAATAAATGATCGGGGCGTGAAATTGGAGAATTTATTTATTGAGCCTAAATTTATCGGAAAAGGATTCGGCAAAATGCTAATGGTTGACTTTTTACAGCGGATTCGAAAGACCAAATTTGAAAAAATTCTTTTAGATGCTGATCCGAATGCAGAAAAGTTCTATGAACAATTTGAATTTAAGACAATTGGACAGTTAAAAACTTCAATTAAAAATAGATTTCTACCAATCATGGAACTAAAAATAAAGCCAGCTAACAACAAGGGGGAGGGGGCTATCAATAAAAATATAAAGTAAAAAAATTGGCTAAGTGCTAGTCTTAAAGTTTAGTACGCTACATAGCCAGAACGATATAACTATAGCAAGTTTAATTCATAATTAATAAATCGTAATTCACAATGTTAAAAGCAAATAATCCAGCATTAAGTTCTTGGATTGCTGTATCAGCAGACAGCGATTTCCCAATTCAAAATATCCCATTTGGTGTGTTCAAAACAGCGGAAAAAGCACCAAGATTAGCCACAATCATTGGCGATACACTAATTGATTTGGCAGAATTGTCAAAGGCGGGCTACTTTTCTGCTTTAGACATAGATACTGCTGTTTTTAGCCAAACTTATATTAATGATTTTATGGCATTGGGAAAAGCTACGACAAGAGCTGTTCGCAATAGAATTTCTGATTTATTTGAAAGCAACAACACCGAATTGGCGGGTGATACACAAGCCTTGGCAGCCATTCTGCACAACATAAAAGAAGTAGAGATGTTAATGCCTGTTCAAGTAGGGGATTACACGGATTTTTATTCTAGTAGAGAACATGCTACTAATGTTGGTACCATGTTTAGAGATCCTGATAATGCTTTGTTGCCAAACTGGTTGCATTTGCCTGTTGGTTATCATGGACGTGCATCTTCAATTGTTGTTTCTGGAACAGAAATTCATCGCCCCAAGGGACAGCAGCGCCCAGACGATAGCCAACCACCAGTATATGGCCCTTGTAAGTTGTTAGATTTTGAGTTAGAAATGGCCTTTGTGATTGGTCAATCTACCAAAATGGGACAAAGTATATCGACAGCAGAAGCAGAAGATTATATTTTTGGCTTGACTTTATTTAATGATTGGTCGGCTCGTGATATTCAAAAGTGGGAATACATTCCTTTAGGACCTTTTTTGGCAAAGAACTTTGCTTCAACAGTATCTCCTTGGATTGTTACCTTAGATGCTTTGGAAGCTTTCCGCACAGAAGGGTATGAGCAAGATCCTGAAGTATTGCCTTACTTAAAATACGAGGGCAACAATAATTACGATATTAACTTGCAGGTTGCTATTCAGCCAGAAGGCGGAGCTCCTCATGTTGTGTGCAACTCTAATTTTAAGCACATGTATTGGACCATGACACAGCAATTGGCTCATCATACGGTAAATGGTTGTAATGTCAATGTAGGGGATATGTGTGCATCTGGAACTATTTCTGGACCAACACCAGATAGTTATGGTTCTATGCTAGAGATCTCATGGAGAGGAACCAAACCTGTTGAAATGCCTGATGGAACACAGCGTAGATTTATTAACGATGGCGATACGGTGATTATGAAAGGTTGGGGAGAAGCAAATGGTGTTCGTATTGGTTTTGGAGACTGCTCTGGTAAACTATTACCTGCATTATAAATATAGGCTATAATATAAAAAGCGTTTAGGGGGCTTTCCCTAAACGCTTTATTTTTTTTCCAAAAAACAATTCACGTTGAAATCAGTAATAAAGTTTTTAGCTTTTTTGGCAGTAGGTCTTGCTATCTTATATTTTGTTTACGTTAACCAAGCAGCAGGCTATCAGTTGGAATGCCAATGCAAAACGGGGCAGGCTTGTGAAGTTACCTTACTTCAAAAGATTATGAATGACTTTAAGGGAACCAATCCTTTTTGGCTAGTAATGATTTTATTGGCTTTTATGGTAAGCAATATCAGCCGTGCATTGCGCTGGAATCAATTAATTGAACCGCTTGGCTATCAACCTAAAATCTTTAATACATTTTTTGCAACGATGGTAGGATATATGGTCAATCTAGCCTTGCCACGTGCTGGCGAAATTGCCAAACCTGCAACAGTGACTCAATATGAAAAAATCCCATTAGAAAAATTAGTAGGGACTATTGTTGTTGATCGAGCATTTGATGTTATGATGCTGTTATTGGTTACAGGATTAACATTTTTGACGCAGTTCAATCATTTGTACAACTTCTTGTTTGGAGCGGGCAAACCTTCGGCAGAATGCCTGCATCCTATTGCAGAAACAACAACATCGGCGGGATTTCCTTGGTTGCTTGTATTGCAAATTATGGTTGGTTGTGGAATTTTGGTGGCTCTTGTTATTCTAATAAAATGGAAAACAATAAAAGAAACAGCTATTGCTAAAAAAATTATTGCTTTAATTAACAACTTTATTGCTGGAGTAAAAACGGTATCTCAACTCAAAAACCCGTTGATGTTCTTTGTACACACCATGATTATTTGGTTAATGTACTATCTGATGTTATACCTTTGTTTCTTTGCCTATGGACCAACCATGGGATTATCGCCTTTGGCAGCCTTGTTGGCGTTTACATTTGGTACTTTCGGAATGGTTATTCCATCTCCTGGAGGTATGGGAACATATCAGATCGCCGTTACGGCTGCACTTGTAATTTACGGAATTGCAGAGGCCGATGCCTTTGCGTTTTCTAATATTATGTTTTTTACAATTACCATATTCGGAAATGTATTCTTTGGCTTATTAGCCTATATTGTATTACCTATTTATAACAGAGGTTATGAGCCCGTTCTTCCAGAAAATCACTAATAAAATCCAAGATTGGGCAGATGCCAAAACAACTGTTGAGGCTTGGCAGCAACAAAATGAACAAGTCGTATTTACCAATGGTTGTTTTGATTTAATTCATTATGGGCATTTATTTTATTTAGCGGAGGCTGCCTCTTTGGGGCAAAAACTGGTGGTCGCTCTCAACTCAGAGCAATCGATTGGTCGCTTAAAGGGAGAACACCGCCCCATTAAAGATAGTCTTAGCCGTTTACATTTGATGGCGAGCCTTCAATTTGTCGATTTAGTTGTAGAATTTAGCCAAAATACTCCTTTAGAACTAATTACAGCACTCCAACCTGATATTCTCGTAAAAGGAGGAGATTGGGCACCCCATGAAATTATAGGAAGCGAGGTTGTTTTAGCAAAGGGGGGGCGTGTACAGTGCTTGACTTTTGTAGAAGGATTTTCTACCACCCAATTAGAACAAAAAATTATTAGGAATTACAACAAATAACTCCCTAAGTACAACTTGTACGAATAGAAGTAAACATGAGGTATTGGTCTTATATGACAGTGCCTCATGTGCATTTATAGACTAAATGCAGCCCTACTTCTGCATCGCATATAAATATATTGGATTAAAATAATGAGAACCAAAAGCTATGTAGTACTTTTGTTTTTTCTATTCCAAAGAATAATATTTTTTTCTATCCTAACAGTACAATTAATCAATGAAATATATCATATCATCTATTGCACTTTTATTTCTTTTGTTGTCTTGTAAAAAAGACTCTAATAATGTTAAAAGTTCAATTGAAGTAAATTTAGAGGATGCTGTTATCCAGCAGATTTTCAATTTTCAGAATAAACGCAATACCAATGCATTGCTCTCTTATTTAACGGTAGAAAATCCAACCCATAGATATTTGGCTGCAATGGCTTTTGGCTCAGTCCAAGATACACTTGCGATCAAAGATTTGGTGAATTTGCT from Aureispira anguillae encodes:
- a CDS encoding lipopolysaccharide biosynthesis protein, whose translation is MNNIINRLKQFSFFDTFKHISTYFSGAILVHLLGVVTLPVFTNYLTTEEYGIVNVFITYLTTIGVLMTFNLHSSVSRYYFEKESNDFDTFLGTMFITVSVVFFFLGTLLFIFREPIAEYLNIRSHLIKWLLLTAYLIVVYNFFAQIQIATKQSKQYITLQVAWQYGKFALTLIGLIYLTGVIYTPTNEPHSYTFMGKIIGECIGTGLIAAYAFKQIYRYMSFKKLSFSYVKYALIYSIPLVPFTLSNQILTFFDQWYINSTIGNAEVGQYAFAYKIGMIYLGLVIALINGARPSYYEYMDQKKYKEVWQQIDSMTKLLVLGGGFLILFAVDAGTLLSSSDVFLEALPIAPVIVGGYVFYGISLFANRGIYYKKKNIYLAVIVLTSGIANIFLNSYFIPRYGYEVAAYTTLASYFMMMVLSILFTTYILKLPPLPLGRILKYIVLLGLIIALNYTVGEPNLGLDFKWIVFKAILFGVLGLALFYDKLGIILAKEPMDSDILDQ
- the fahA gene encoding fumarylacetoacetase; amino-acid sequence: MLKANNPALSSWIAVSADSDFPIQNIPFGVFKTAEKAPRLATIIGDTLIDLAELSKAGYFSALDIDTAVFSQTYINDFMALGKATTRAVRNRISDLFESNNTELAGDTQALAAILHNIKEVEMLMPVQVGDYTDFYSSREHATNVGTMFRDPDNALLPNWLHLPVGYHGRASSIVVSGTEIHRPKGQQRPDDSQPPVYGPCKLLDFELEMAFVIGQSTKMGQSISTAEAEDYIFGLTLFNDWSARDIQKWEYIPLGPFLAKNFASTVSPWIVTLDALEAFRTEGYEQDPEVLPYLKYEGNNNYDINLQVAIQPEGGAPHVVCNSNFKHMYWTMTQQLAHHTVNGCNVNVGDMCASGTISGPTPDSYGSMLEISWRGTKPVEMPDGTQRRFINDGDTVIMKGWGEANGVRIGFGDCSGKLLPAL
- a CDS encoding GNAT family N-acetyltransferase; translated protein: MKIEKAIKHDSNDLTELTIRSKSHWNYSKDQIEKWRDALTISETYILEKEVYKLMNGNDLIGYYSYCEINDRGVKLENLFIEPKFIGKGFGKMLMVDFLQRIRKTKFEKILLDADPNAEKFYEQFEFKTIGQLKTSIKNRFLPIMELKIKPANNKGEGAINKNIK
- a CDS encoding lysylphosphatidylglycerol synthase transmembrane domain-containing protein, yielding MKSVIKFLAFLAVGLAILYFVYVNQAAGYQLECQCKTGQACEVTLLQKIMNDFKGTNPFWLVMILLAFMVSNISRALRWNQLIEPLGYQPKIFNTFFATMVGYMVNLALPRAGEIAKPATVTQYEKIPLEKLVGTIVVDRAFDVMMLLLVTGLTFLTQFNHLYNFLFGAGKPSAECLHPIAETTTSAGFPWLLVLQIMVGCGILVALVILIKWKTIKETAIAKKIIALINNFIAGVKTVSQLKNPLMFFVHTMIIWLMYYLMLYLCFFAYGPTMGLSPLAALLAFTFGTFGMVIPSPGGMGTYQIAVTAALVIYGIAEADAFAFSNIMFFTITIFGNVFFGLLAYIVLPIYNRGYEPVLPENH
- the rfaE2 gene encoding D-glycero-beta-D-manno-heptose 1-phosphate adenylyltransferase, with translation MSPFFQKITNKIQDWADAKTTVEAWQQQNEQVVFTNGCFDLIHYGHLFYLAEAASLGQKLVVALNSEQSIGRLKGEHRPIKDSLSRLHLMASLQFVDLVVEFSQNTPLELITALQPDILVKGGDWAPHEIIGSEVVLAKGGRVQCLTFVEGFSTTQLEQKIIRNYNK